From the genome of Triticum aestivum cultivar Chinese Spring chromosome 3B, IWGSC CS RefSeq v2.1, whole genome shotgun sequence, one region includes:
- the LOC123069706 gene encoding CO(2)-response secreted protease, whose amino-acid sequence MVNRAHLVILVLAYRLLVSLSAEAQAQHTKESYVVYMGSPSASSAAGDVEAVRAAHLEMLSSVVASGEQEPRPSTPSLTHSYHHAFQGFAADLTDEEAAALSDHERVVSVFRDRALQLHTTRSWDFLDTQSGLRTDRLGRRASGDVIIGVIDTGVWPESQSFNDAGMGDVPARWRGLCMEGPDFKKSNCNKKLIGARYYGIQAGSAAPTSSNASLGEVTAAMTGSPRDTVGHGTHCASTAAGAVVADADYYGLARGAAKGGAPASRVATYKVCAMGGCSSSALLKAIDDAVSDGVDVISISIGMSSALASDFLSDPIALGAFHAHQRGVLVVCSGGNDGPNPYTVVNSAPWILTVAASSIDRTFQSSIVLGNGNVVKGVAINFSNQSLSGERFRLVLGAQAADRYTPVSEASNCYPGSLDVQKVAGKMVVCVGTNSMVSRRVKKLVAEGSGASGLVLIDDTEKDVPLDAGSFAFSQVGADLGAQILDYINSTKNPTAVILPTEDVKLFKPAPMVASFSARGPGGLTESILKPDLMAPGVSILAAAMPSTDKADVPDGNKASAFAIKSGTSMACPHVAGAAAFVKSAHPGWSPSMIRSALMTTATTRNNLGQPVAINTGAVATGHDMGAGEISPLRALSPGLVFDTTAKDYLNFLCYYGYKAKLVRMVSGDAGFACPRGAPSPDLIATGFNYPSISVPRLAAGKTVTVSRTAINVGPSNATYTATVEAPAGLSLNVLPERLVFSRRWTTAAYEVSFASVGASKGYTYGAVTWSDGAHSVRTPFAVNVV is encoded by the exons ATGGTGAACCGCGCGCACTTGGTCATCCTCGTCCTCGCCTACCGCCTCCTGGTATCCCTCTCAGCTGAAGCACAGGCACAGCACACCAAAGAG TCGTATGTCGTCTACATGGGGAGTCCTTCCGCTTCCTCGGCagccggcgacgtggaggcggtgCGCGCCGCCCACCTTGAGATGCTGTCGTCCGTCGTGGCGAGCGGCGAGCAGGAGCCACGCCCGTCCACGCCGTCGCTCACGCATAGCTACCACCACGCGTTCCAGGGCTTCGCCGCCGACCTCACCGACGAGGAGGCCGCCGCGCTGTCCG ACCACGAGAGGGTGGTGTCCGTGTTCCGGGACCGCGCTCTGCAGCTGCACACCACGCGTTCGTGGGACTTCCTCGACACCCAGTCCGGCCTCCGCACCGACCGCCTCGGCCGCCGGGCCTCCGGCGATGTCATCATCGGCGTCATCGACACCG GTGTCTGGCCGGAGTCGCAGAGCTTCAACGACGCCGGGATGGGGGACGTGCCGGCGAGGTGGCGAGGCCTGTGCATGGAAGGCCCGGACTTCAAGAAGAGCAATTGCAACAA GAAGCTCATCGGGGCGCGGTACTACGGCATCCAGGCCGGCTCGGCGGCGCCCACGTCGTCTAACGCCTCCCTTGGCGAGGTAACGGCCGCGATGACCGGCTCGCCGCGAGACACCGTCGGTCACGGCACGCACTGCGCATCTACGGCCGCGGGCGCGGTGGTGGCGGACGCGGACTACTACGGCCTGGCCCGGGGCGCGGCCAAGGGCGGCGCGCCCGCGAGCCGCGTGGCCACGTACAAGGTGTGCGCCATGGGCGGGTGCTCCAGCTCGGCATTGCTCAAGGCCATCGACGACGCGGTGAGCGACGGCGTGgacgtgatctccatctccatcgGCATGAGCTCCGCCTTGGCGTCCGACTTCCTCAGCGACCCCATCGCGCTGGGCGCGTTCCACGCGCACCAGAGGGGCGTGCTGGTGGTCTGCTCCGGCGGCAACGACGGCCCTAATCCCTACACGGTGGTCAACTCGGCGCCGTGGATCCTCACCGTCGCCGCTTCCAGCATCGACCGCACCTTCCAGTCCAGCATCGTCCTCGGCAACGGGAACGTCGTCAAG GGAGTCGCCATCAACTTCTCCAACCAAAGCCTGAGCGGAGAGCGGTTCCGTCTGGTGTTGGGAGCACAAGCGGCAGACCGGTACACGCCGGTGTCCGAGGCAAG CAACTGTTATCCGGGATCGCTGGACGTGCAGAAGGTAGCCGGAAAGATGGTCGTGTGCGTGGGCACGAACTCGATGGTGTCGCGGCGGGTGAAGAAGCTGGTGGCGGAGGGGTCCGGGGCGAGTGGGCTGGTGTTGATCGACGACACGGAGAAGGACGTGCCGTTGGACGCCGGCAGCTTCGCCTTCTCCCAGGTGGGCGCCGACTTGGGCGCGCAGATCCTCGACTACATCAACTCCACCAA GAATCCGACGGCCGTGATCCTCCCAACCGAGGACGTGAAGCTGTTCAAGCCCGCGCCCATGGTGGCGTCCTTCTCAGCGCGCGGCCCTGGTGGTCTCACCGAATCCATCCTCAAG CCTGATCTAATGGCGCCCGGGGTGAGCATCCTCGCCGCTGCCATGCCGTCCACAGACAAGGCGGACGTCCCGGACGGCAACAAGGCCTCGGCATTCGCCATCAAGTCCGGCACTTCCATGGCCTGCCCGCACGTCGCAGGCGCCGCCGCCTTCGTCAAGTCGGCCCACCCGGGCTGGTCCCCGTCCATGATCAGATCAGCTCTCATGACcacag CGACGACGAGAAACAACCTTGGGCAGCCGGTTGCGATCAACACCGGCGCAGTGGCGACCGGACACGACATGGGCGCCGGCGAGATCAGCCCGCTGCGGGCGCTCAGTCCGGGCCTGGTGTTTGACACCACCGCAAAGGACTACCTCAACTTCCTCTGCTACTACGGCTACAAGGCCAAGCTGGTTCGCATGGTCTCCGGCGACGCCGGGTTCGCCTGCCCGCGTGGCGCGCCCTCGCCGGATCTCATCGCCACGGGCTTCAACTACCCCTCCATCTCCGTGCCGAGGCTCGCGGCCGGGAAAACGGTCACCGTCTCGCGCACCGCCATAAACGTGGGGCCCTCGAACGCCACGTACACGGCGACCGTCGAGGCGCCGGCGGGCCTGTCTTTGAATGTGTTGCCCGAGCGGCTGGTGTTCtcgaggcggtggacaacggcggcGTACGAGGTGAGTTTTGCGAGCGTTGGGGCCAGCAAGGGGTACACATACGGCGCCGTCACCTGGTCAGATGGCGCGCACTCGGTCCGGACGCCTTTCGCGGTTAATGTCGTGTGA